Part of the Salmo salar chromosome ssa10, Ssal_v3.1, whole genome shotgun sequence genome is shown below.
acccttgcctgccctgATGCCGAATCCGCCTggctgaccactctgcctgttctgacctcgagcctgtctatcccctggtactgtttggactaggacctggtttatgaactctcgcctgtccccaacctgccttttgcctaccccttttggtataataaatatcggagctcaaccatctgcctcctgtgtctgcatttgggtcttgccTTGTGTCCTTATactcaggacaagtctctgaatgtccttgagtggcccagccagagcccggacttgaacccgatctaacatctctggagagacctgaaaatagctgtgcagtgcctccaacctgacagagcttgagaggatctgcagagaagaatgggagaatgtCACGACTTTCCGCCGGAGTTGgtacctctccttgttcgggcggcgttcggcgcttgacgtcaccggctttctagctgccgccgatccattttccatttgttctgtctttgtctaacacacctggcttcactcaaccaattacttgtttataatttaaccctctgttccccatgttgtgtttgtgagtgattctTTGTTGTAATTCGGCCcgtttcacaacagcacacaacaaaactccagagacatattgagcaaccaactgataccaatcacgaccacacccagagactGATGGCGGACTAAGCACTCACACAAAAATGTCAAGACATGAAAGcaccctagccacacgaactgacccttggtgtaaagaacaacattccatgaatattgcaagcacccagacacgaattaccagaaatacacacacacacttaggtgtgttggactccgaggacaaaggacactgccaagggccaatgggaagtcgacaccacctggagaatggaccgtccctccactcatcgaccagtcaggagagcggacctactagactcaacgtcaacacactgttatttcattgtataaattggatgtacactatgtttcggggctctcttctgctagttccctatgagctaaacgaaggagtccgtgcatgctttgccaaatatctttgtctcataataaactgccttactataaactgaatcacccggtccaacgtcttgacttggtctccttctcaaataactaatcatcaACAAAGCAGAACatcttgtgtcgtcgacaggtgcaggtgtagtactgctggtagtagcagtactgctggtagtagcagtactatcagtagagctggtatgtgtttCTATGGACGCAGgccttacctttttttttttaccatttatcAATTTCCGAGCAAACgtaatgagcagcagctacgtttggtaacatacggaccgttagtggaattcccgtaagagagtaacggttaatgtgattggatgttaattatttgactaggctacctgcatttgacattgtgttgttatttcgctgaacactagatggttgaattttatttttggcagtgaaatgatgctactcaggtgagaaaaaaaactcacccaaatgtatagccccgttggaaaatataaatggactgtttgaaaatgtgaagaaatgtttatttttatataataataaattattatatattttttaaatgtgaatcacatttttatttggcgaacCCCTGACGGCATTGCCCAGGGGtacgcgtaccccagtttgggaatacctgtaactacatgatgagattattatggataaaagTGTGAGATTATTttcatttgtcaaatggcagccaaacaccgatcatcatgtcaccagaataagaaccTCAATGTTTATATATATTTGATTTTTAATGTTACATAATGTGTCATATTATCCTCTCAGATTGATaatgaaaaaaagtatttgtttgGGTTGTGTGTTTGCCTGTTGTTAATAATGTGTTTGCCTGTTGTGTGGATATCCCATTCAAATCTCACGAATTTAAATCTGGATAATTTGGAAAATGGGAATAATGTGTAATTGACCATGTTTTCTTACTCCTCTATGTCAATGACAAAAGCCAAGTTGAGTAAAAATAAAAGCAAACTCCCCCACCTGCTTAGTAGTgcatttattttgggggggaataACAGCAAAATTTGACCAGTttctgacatttctttgtatatatccatacaaTGTATGTTGATTCATGATTCCGACTGGCTGATATAAAATGTCAgttgctccccccccccccccccacaattaAAATCCATACATTTATAAAGTTTGTGCAATTGATATATCTGGCATTAGAGTGTAAGTCTACACTTTAGGGTCTAACTTTACGCACGCCAAATAGCCTACACGTCAAttgccaaatgcttttgggaacgggcagaagaaaaaaaaatctggaaaATTATCAGATTTCCTTCCCACTTCTTTATGCTactacagtagcctacatgtcggataaaacatgtcatgacaggcctgatggaaacaggtaggctaaactttccaaatgttgacAAATCAAAATATGCTACACAAGGTGGAatctttttgtgttggtaaaatgAATTATGTGAGAAATGTTGGTGGAATCGCTTTTAATGATGTACTGTAATAACCATCATaccgaagtaaacttggagtcatgtTGACATGTtgatgacatgttgtgtggtcctcccactaccacTCGTCGGAAAAAACATGCAATTtcctacagatgaaataaatgatgaggaacttcacagggtggtgaaagtgcacagtgatgagaGGGTGATGCTCCTTTCAATAAAAAAAGGCCACAGGTCAGGAGGAACAAGCAGGATGTGGTATAGTTACACAATAGACTAGATGGCGCTATATTTTTTCTCTCATACATTAGTCCCTTTCATCTTCCTGTCCAGTGTGTCACAGTTTCCAATATGGCGGCATCCATAGCCAGGCTTTTTTCTCGTGTATCGTGGCATGGTCATTATATTATTTTGAAAAACACACTCCCGTGTATAACGTTAAGATACATGTTTCATCGCTCTGCAACAACCCAAAGTGGACTTCTTTTTTCGCTAAATAAGCGGGGCATTTTGAAGGATGCTTTCCCCGAAAACGCAGCCCAGGAGCAACTTCCTCAACTGCTTCAGTCCGGGTGCCAGACCGTGTACTGCGGATTCGACCCCACGGCGGACAGCCTTCACGTGGGTAATTTACTCGCCATCGTCGGGCTATTGCATTTTCGAAGCGCAGGACACAATGTCATCGCTCTAATCGGTGGTGCAACAGCACAGATAGGGGACCCAAGCGGGaaaacgagcgagagagagcatctACCGTCTGATGTAGTGGAGGACAATACAAGGGCTATCAGGGAGAGCTTGCAGCGAATCTTCACCAACCACGAACTGAATTTACACAACGACTCTAAAAAGCTTGGCACTGTAACCATATTGAACAATCTAGCTTGGTACAAAGACTGGAATGTGGTTGCTTTTCTGTCAGAAGTTGGCAGACGTTTCCGAATGGGGACCCTGCTCAGTAggcacagtgtccagtccaggctGAAGAGTGCAGAGGGCATGAGCCTAACTGAGTTCTCTTACCAGCTGTTTCAAGCTTATGACTTCTACCACCTGAACCAGAATCACAGCTGTAAGATTCAGCTGGGAGGGACAGACCAGCTGGGCAACCTGATGTCTGGGCACGAGTTTATACACAAGTGATGTTGCATCAGAttcattggacacacacacagagacatttgCAAATGTACTGACCAATTATCATATTGATTCCAGATATTGTAGCCTAGCATCTGCATGTGGCATCAGACACCAGAGTGATGATTCAAGGCCATAAATAGCCTACAGTAGTAAACATGCAATAACACACACTTGCCTCAACATTAACTGACCAGTGATGGCCTCTTTAATATCCATTGTATCAATTTCTCTGTAACAGGGTGACTGGACAGGACGTGTATGGGCTGACCATCCCACTGGTGACCAGCTCTGCGGGGGACAAGCTGGGGAAGACAGCAGGCAATGCAGTGTGGCTGAACAGGGACAAGACATCTCCGTTTGACCTCTATCAGTTCTTCCTCAGGCAGCCTGACAGCAGTGTGGAATGGTAGGTGGCTGGAGACTGAGACCACAATAGAACTGGCCCACTTATCAGAGCCTTCAATTTAGGTTTATATTCATCCTGGTATAATTTGTTTGTATAGACTAGGACCACTAGGCTTAACCCGAGTCTGTGAAACCGGCCTCGGGCCCCGTATTGAAGCGTCTCAGatgaggagtgctgatctaggataagGTCCCCCCTCTATGATTTAAAAGGCGCAACTAGATCAGCACCCCTACTCCGAGACGCTTTGTGAACATGGGACCTGATGGTATTAGCACCTGAGTGTAGCCCATGTCTGGTGATGTTGGAGACTGAGTCGGGGTTGGTTGGTTGTGCTACCTGCAGGTATCTGAAACTGTTCACCTTCCTAACCCTGGCCGAGGTGGAGAGGGTGATGGAGCAGCAGAGACAGGAGCCAGGAAAACGGCCCGCACACAAACGCCTCGCCGCCGAAATCACCAAACTGGTCCACGGCAAGGAGGGTCTGGAGAGTGCCAAAAGGTGAggagtgtgtccgtgtgtgttgtgtgagtgcACATATGCATAGGTCATTTGTGTGTCATTAATGAGGTCTCGCTTGGGACTATTagtaatgctgtgtgtgtgtgtgtgtgtgtgtgtgtgtgtgtgtgtgtgtgtgtgtgtgtgtttctctccaggTGCACCAATGCCCTGTACCACAGTAACCTACAGGCCCTGGAGCAGATGAGCGATGCTGAGCTGCAGGAGCTCTTCAGAGAGGCCCCTTTCCATGAGCTGCTGCTGGAGCCAGGGACCACAGTACTGGATGCCTGCCACAGGGCAGAGGCCATCCCCCAGGGGGCCAAAGGGTAGGGCTCCACCTTTACGTTCCTCTGTTCCTTATACCTGACCCGCTCACTCTCTGTTCTCGCACCTTTAGCATACGCATCACATGCATATCAACCCTCAAGGTGCGCAAACATAAGCACCAACACGTACGCACCATAAATAGTGCATAAACTATTGTAAATTATGAATTGCATGAAGACATATTTGTGGAATTATATCCATGTAAAAATTTAACAATAGATATTTGTTTAGatagagtcaaggatatgttttgtaTAGTTCTACAAAGTCTGAGTGAAGAACGTACGCCTAAAGCCATATTTCGACACTTCCAGACAATGACGCATCAACATTCTAACagtctaataaatacatttcatatatgctgTCGGAAGAATaatcatttggttgtgtttatgaaggtaaTGTTAGAATACTAAAAAAACTATTCTTTCAAAGAACACAGTAGCGTTTTTATTAGTTTATGTTACTATGGGCTATAAGTTAAAAAGAAAAACAACTAGTTCAAGTCCATCACAAAGAATTCCAGTATAATTTAGTTttggcaggtctaaagaaacattgtgGAAATAAGAAAATGTATTTGAACAAATACAGAATAGCATATTTTAAGATTGTGTTACTAGTCT
Proteins encoded:
- the yars2 gene encoding tyrosine--tRNA ligase, mitochondrial, translated to MAASIARLFSRVSWHGHYIILKNTLPCITLRYMFHRSATTQSGLLFSLNKRGILKDAFPENAAQEQLPQLLQSGCQTVYCGFDPTADSLHVGNLLAIVGLLHFRSAGHNVIALIGGATAQIGDPSGKTSEREHLPSDVVEDNTRAIRESLQRIFTNHELNLHNDSKKLGTVTILNNLAWYKDWNVVAFLSEVGRRFRMGTLLSRHSVQSRLKSAEGMSLTEFSYQLFQAYDFYHLNQNHSCKIQLGGTDQLGNLMSGHEFIHKVTGQDVYGLTIPLVTSSAGDKLGKTAGNAVWLNRDKTSPFDLYQFFLRQPDSSVEWYLKLFTFLTLAEVERVMEQQRQEPGKRPAHKRLAAEITKLVHGKEGLESAKRCTNALYHSNLQALEQMSDAELQELFREAPFHELLLEPGTTVLDACHRAEAIPQGAKGYRMVSEGAVWINHSKTDSPEQVLIPGQHLLANGLSLLKVGKKNVHIIKWLNL